A region from the Palaemon carinicauda isolate YSFRI2023 chromosome 9, ASM3689809v2, whole genome shotgun sequence genome encodes:
- the LOC137646660 gene encoding dnaJ homolog subfamily C member 7-like, with protein MDRCIHKQDFESALVFLRVVLEDFDDVTQCRAKEIRCLMALGRWDEAQNVLDELADEHKENSDVKVESAILCASQYNFEEAERILEDVLKVCPNHPRALEGREFLQRQVLWNTIPSLIDNSEFEVVLETISRCQKLESFFPWARAELLQLKGNILCKHRRLEEARECFLSALAIDETDVDSRLKLGLCYLLGGKYRDAIALFEQLDEEEQLEEDLVFYAEALERMERTGCPFQTIGVKTDASQKEIEKAYRKMALKYHPDKCHGSDIDQREVHEIMQRINYAKDLLTDNEMRKEYDEVRKFVEDFAEQLFENPKMQEWLDEDESDEDEWDEDESEEEYDYDVYEEYSFSSTDDYQNLINPMYGLNSDDVYRILNDEDKMFMEYSYEEYSSYEEEGEFDEEEGEFDEEEGEFDEEEGEFDEEEGEFDEEEGEFDEEEGEFDEEEEEFDEEEEEDDEEEEEDEDEDEGEEEAEEDFEQEEEE; from the coding sequence ATGGATCGGTGTATACACAAACAAGACTTTGAGTCGGCTCTAGTTTTCCTAAGAGTTGTCCTTGAAGATTTTGACGACGTGACACAATGCCGCGCGAAGGAGATCAGATGTTTGATGGCACTGGGCAGATGGGATGAGGCCCAGAACGTTTTAGATGAACTGGCAGATGAACACAAAGAAAACTCGGATGTAAAAGTGGAATCTGCCATACTTTGTGCTAGTCAATATAATTTTGAAGAAGCTGAAAGGATTCTGGAAGACGTTCTGAAGGTTTGCCCAAATCATCCTAGGGCACTCGAAGGACGGGAGTTCCTGCAGCGACAGGTCTTATGGAATACAATTCCCTCTCTGATAGACAACTCGGAATTTGAAGTTGTCTTGGAAACAATTTCACGCTGTCAGAAGCTAGAGTCCTTCTTCCCCTGGGCTCGAGCAGAACTGCTTCAATTGAAAGGGAATATCTTGTGCAAGCATCGACGGCTGGAAGAAGCTCGTGAATGTTTCCTGAGTGCTCTTGCTATTGACGAGACAGATGTGGACTCTAGGCTAAAACTAGGCCTATGCTACTTATTAGGTGGAAAATACAGAGACGCAATTGCTCTATTTGAGCAACTGGACGAAGAGGAACAGCTAGAAGAAGATCTAGTATTCTATGCCGAAGCATTGGAAAGAATGGAAAGAACGGGATGTCCTTTCCAAACCATCGGTGTTAAAACAGACGCTTcccagaaggaaatagaaaaagcctACAGGAAAATGGCACTCAAGTACCATCCTGACAAGTGCCATGGGTCTGACATAGACCAACGGGAAGTACATGAGATCATGCAACGGATCAACTACGCAAAAGATCTTTTAACCGACAACGAGATGAGGAAGGAATACGACGAAGTCAGAAAATTTGTCGAAGATTTTGCAGAGCAACTTTTCGAAAATCCCAAGATGCAGGAATGGTTAGATGAAGATGAATCGGATGAAGATGAATGGGATGAAGATGAATCGGAAGAGGAATATGATTACGACGTTTACGAGGAGTATAGTTTTTCCTCTACTGATGATTATCAAAATCTAATTAATCCGATGTATGGTTTAAACTCTGATGATGTTTATCGGATTCTAAATGATGAGGATAAGATGTTCATGGAATATTCATATGAAGAATATTCAAGTTATGAAGAAGAGGGagaattcgacgaagaagagggagaattcgacgaagaagaggGAGAATTCGATGAAGAAGAGGGAGAATTCGATGAAGAAGAGGGagaattcgacgaagaagagggagaattcgacgaagaagagggagaattcgacgaagaagaggaagaattcgacgaagaagaggaagaagacgatgaagaagaggaagaagacgagGACGAGGACGAAGgcgaggaggaggcggaggaggactTTGAGCAAGAAGAGGAGGAGTAA